The DNA sequence AAAGTCTAAATACTCTTTTTCAGATACATTGAAATAAGCAAACACTTCTTTGTTATCTGAAAGGGTAGTTAGCAGAGTTCCTTCATCGACTAAACTTCCGATTTTATTGGGAATCCTGTCAATTATTCCATCAAATGGCGCTTTTATTACCGTATAGGATAGATTTAATTCAGCGCTTGCTACATAAGATTGCGCTTCGTCTACTTTTGCATGAAGCGCATCCAGTTTAGCCTGAGCCATTTGAAGCTCTGTTTTTGAGACTATATTCTTTTCTACCAGCATTTTTACGTTTTGCAAATCCAGTTCAGCGGCTTTTGCTTCTGCAATCGCACTTTTCAGCACTGCCTTAGCTTTTAATACCTCTATTTCATATTTCTTGCGACGCATGCTAAAAAGAATTTGCCCGGCTTTTACAATTTCACCTTCATCAACATGGATTTTTTCGATATATCCTTTAACTTTGGCTCTTATCTCTACGTGTTGTAAAGAATGTATGTCTGCGACATAATCATTCGTATATGCCGTATCCATAACAACAGGATTGGTAACAGGATATTTTTCCCGATTATCGGTAATTTCTTTTTCTGATGAGCATGCGGGTATGAGTAGAGCAGCGCATACACTCAAATACATAGATGCTTTTTTCATAGGAATAATTAATAATAATAAAGGTGATAGGAAATTGTTTTTTCTTAAGGATAACGGTAAATCAATATAAAAGAACAAAAGATAATGAGAAAAAGTTCCCAGGATAACTGGAAGATAACTGGAAATTAATTTTTCCTTTTCCAGGATGCTCGGAACCTATCAGGTAAAAATCTTATGGAAAGGAAAAGGCATGCCGGAAAAGTGATTTTTTTGAAATTCTTGCCACCAGGAGACTGGATCATCTAAGGTAAGCGGTTTTTAAGCGACAGGGTGCACCTCATATGCATCAAGCTAAGCTCTCGTAGATTGCTGGCTTGTTCTCAAACCATGTCCTCATGTAAATAAGAAAGAGTTGGGGGATAAGCTACCCTCGCGGGTTCGATTTTGTAAATTGAACCCCTATATCTTACATGGCCGATAGCTCATAGCGTTTTCATAGTTAAACACATAGGGAAATATTCCAAATTGAGGGTTCAGGTTATAAACCTGAACCCGCCCCGGGGTTTTTAGATAACTCCAGACCGGGTGGCACGGACAAACTCGTTTGTCCGTGCTTATTGCTTATTTACCTACGTACATGGATATGGATTACAAAACACTGACAAACAAAGTTTGTCAGTGCCACCCCGGGGGGTGGCTTACAGCGTATGAAAAATTCTCTCCTTATACCTACTATATCTCATATGATTCCAGATACTAAGAGCTTATCTGAAAACTCCCTTTTGAGACTTATTTTTCAATGGCTTTTATAGGTTTTCGGATAGGCTCTTAGCCAACTGAAGTTGGCTAAATAGTTACAAAAGAACTCAAAATTATTGTGTGGCGTCCGATACTAATTTATCCTCCTGCTGAAAACTCTTCAAATATTTGAAGTAATCCCCCTCTGTTGTGAGTATGAGATGTGTTTGTTTGTTAAACGTTGACTCATAGGTTTCCAGTGTTTTTGTAAATGAATAAAATTCAGGGGCATTCTTGTATGCCTCTGCATAAACTCTTATCGCTTCTGCATCTGCTTGTCCCTTAATCTCCTCAGCGGTTCGATACCCTTCCGATTCAATACGCTCCAGTTCTCTTTTCATAGAACCCAGGATTTCAGCCTCTTCTCTTCGCCCCTCTGATTCGTATTTGTTTGCAATACGGATACGCTCCGATCGCATCCGGTCATATATCTTCGGAATAACAGCTTCGACATAATTAATATACTTAACACGGACATCTACCAATTCGATGCCATACCGGCCTTCTAATGCACGTGTAGCCATTTTCCGAATCTCTTCAACAATCTTGTCGCGGCCCATCGTAATCATTATCTTTTTAATATCTTCCGCCTCCTCCAGCTCCTTTGTTGTATACTCCAGCTTGCGATTGGTATTTCTCAATACCTCCCTTAAGGTATACGCACTAACTACGTTTTTGACTGCAGATTCAATTACTTCATCCAACACACCCTGACCACGGGATTCCGTCCCCAGGGATGTGTAAAATTTAAGAGGGTCTGCGATTTTCCAACGTGCCCATGTGCCTACACCAATATTTTCTTTATCCCTCGTGAGAATATCACTGGGTTCTCCACTCCATTCCAGCAATCGTTTATCAAAATACCTGACCTCCTGAATAAACGGGGTTTTCAGGTAAAGCCCGGGTTCTGTAATTGTCCGAACAGGTTTTCCAAACTGTGTAATAACAGATTGTAATCGTACGTCTACAACATACAGAGATCCCTTCAAACATATCAGGAGAATAACTACTGCCATAATTGTTATGAGTGTTGCCTTCTTCATTTCCCTACATCCTCCGCATTAAGTCCAAGGATAGGCAAGAACCCCTTTAGATCTTTATCGATAATGTATAACCTTTCACATTTCGGTATAACCTTCGACATAGTTTCCAGAAAGAGTCTGCGCCGGGTCACATCTTCCGCTTTTTTGTATTCTTCATATACCGCCAGGAATGCTTTCACATCTCCAGTAGCTTCATTTACCCTTCGAATCCGGTATCCTTCAGACTCTTTAATTACTTGTTGTTTTTTTCCTTCTGCCGCAGGCAATATCTTGTTTTTTTGCCCTTCGGCATCGTTAATGATTCTGTCTCTGATTTGAATCGCCTGGTTTACGGCATTAAAAGCATCTTTTACGGGCGGTGGTGGATCGACCCCTTTGAGTAATACCGTTTGAATATCAATACCACATTTATAACTATCCAAAATCCTTTGAAGATCTTCTCTGGATTTTTGTTCAATCTCTGTCCTTCCGATAGTTAAGACCTCATCAATTGAGCGATCACCGATCAAGGTACGCATCACCGCCTGCGAGACGCCACGGATAGTTTCCTGAACATTCCTGACATTAAAAAAATACTCTTCCAACGCCTTTATTTTGTACCGGATGACCCAGTGCACCTCAGCACAGTTAAGGTCTCCAGTAAGCATTAATCTCTCTTCTTTCGCATCGGAATATTCATAATCAATCATACTGGAAAGAGTATTTTGTCTTGTCCTGAAACCAAACTCTTCATTATAAATCCGTTTAACTTCGCCTTTGAGCACCTTATCAATACCATAGGGAACCTTCGTATGCAACCCCGGACCAACGGTTTCTATATATTGGCCGAATCTTAGAATAACAGCCTCTTCGTTGGCTTTCACAGTATAAAAAGCCGTATATCCGGTGACAATAACAAAAGCGATAATGAGAAAGGGAGGGATAAACTTTTTTATCGATTTCCATGGTATATCATTGAAATGAATATCTTGTGGTCTTCTGTATGGCCCGTAATCAGGCATAGTACCCCCTCCTTATAAAATCTTTACTAACTCATCTACTTTAAATACCGGCATTTTTACCAGCTTGCCTTTTCTCAGGAGTTTTAATCCTTCATTCTTCTTCGTAAGTTTTCCTATAGGGGTACATACTATATCATTCTTTTTCAGGATAGCAATAACTTCTTTTGTAAATTCTGGATTGAGTGCAATCAGGAGCGCCCCTGATGCGATAAGGCCCAGCGGGTGGATGTTATAAAACTTACACATTTGCTCTGTTTCTGTATAACAGGGAATCTTTTCCCTATCAATGATAACCCCTGTTCCGGATACGCTAGCGAGTTCCATAATACCTGTCGCTAATCCACCCTCTGTTGGGTCGTGCATGGCATGGATTTGAGCTACGGTATTTGCCAGCAAGGCATCTGCAACAACGCTTAATCCGGGATTATTGATAAATGCCTGTGCCCTTTTAACGAATTGATTACCAAATTCCTTTTTCAGTACCGATGCCTTTTTATGTGCTATAATAGAAGTCCCCTCTATAGCAATACCTTTGGTCAGTAAAAGATCATCACCCGGACATGCCCGGCTATTTACCACCAACTTATCCTTTTCTACTTCACCCAGCATAGTGCCAACAATAATTGGCCGATCGATTGTAGAAGAGATTTCGGTATGGCCGCCACATACCGTAATATGAAGCGCCTGGGCCGCTTCAATAATATCGTGAAAGATTTGCGTTACCAATCTTTCATTCGTCTTTCCTTCTGGTAACAGTATAGTTGTTAGGAACCACTTCGGGGTCGCCCCCATGGTAGCAATATCATTGGCATTTACGTTAACTGCATACCATCCGATATGATGCGTGGTAAAGGTAATAGGGTCTGTCTTTGCTACGAGGTACTTTTCCCCAAAGTCGATAACAGCAGCGTCTTCACCAATTTGCGGGCCTACAATTATTCTCGGATCCTGTATAGGATTTAAGGCCAGCAGCCTTTCAAGCAATCGATAATCAAGCTTTCCAACAGGAAAACGGTTCATATAGATAACTTAGCGAGAAATACTCCAGTAAGTATTCTTTTGTTACTCAATAGTAACTTGATGTATAGGATTTTCATTTTGTGCAAGCGGGCTCAGGGTGGCACGGACAAACTAGTACACTGTCAATATAATTCATAATAATACGATTTGTATCGGTTCAACTGCATGTGGCTGTGTCATTGCGAGGGTAGTGTCCGAAGCAATCCCCTGGATATTTCAAAAGAGATTGCTTCGAGAAAATACCCCTCGCAATGACACATACGAGAGAGTCTATTATGATAAATTAAGTTGACTGTGTACTGGTTTGTCCGTGTTTGTTTCCATACCCGCGCGAATAGGGAATATCATACACTGACAAACAAAGTTTGTCAGTGCCACCCTGGCTCAATAATACCTTGATGTGTAAGCTATTGCATACCGTAATTCTATTGAATTTATCTATATGATATCACGTATATCCCGTAAACCGATCTGCTCGCGACTCATAAAAGGCTCGCCATAATCAACCCGTATGAGATTGCCATAATATTGGTTCTTTGCTGTGATGGTATTGCTGATCTGCTTCCACCGGGCTTCGTCATACGCAAATTGGGATTGATAAATATGTGCGATTTTTAATTTCTTCTCAAATTCCCTGCTGATGTCCAGGATAAATGAAGGAGTAATATGGAGACGGAAATGAGAGCAAAGATAATAAAAAATGCAGGCAGGATACCATGGTTCTCCTGGAATATCCGATTTTGTCAATTTTGCATAAAACCGGGCTGCCTCACCGATCTGGGTAGTCTGAACATGATCAGGATGAGCATCGACCCAATAGGGAAGGAAAATCACTTCAGGACGTATCTTTCTGATTACAGCAGCAACTTTTTTACGGGCCTCGATACTATCCATAAGATAGCGGTTTGGAAGATCAAGCACCGTCCTGCTCTTTATCCCTAATACAGTAGTCGATAACTCCCATTCTTTTTTTCTGATCTCAGGACTGCCATATGGGGTAGGCTCGCCGTTGGTCATATCAAGGATATGAACATCATATCCCAGGCTAACTAATTTGAGAATACTTCCTCCCATGCCAGCTTCAACATCGTCAGGGTGTGGACCTATAGCAAGAATAGTCATCATGTTAGATACTGCCGATAATCTCCACACAGATGAGATCGTACAACGAAAAATTTGTAAGCAAAAACAAAGGTTTTTATCATTCCTGGTAATTACTCAATATTTTTTATCGCTTTCACCATTTCAAGGATTTTTTCTGGTAAATGATCCCTGTTCTTATAATTCACGGTTAATACGGTAACATCCTTACGTTTTTTTATACCCCCGGTAAAAACATTCCCATCTTCCATGATGACAGAGATAAGAGGCTTTTCACTATCAAGGATACTACTTACCAGCTCTCTGAATTTCATTGAGAAAAGTTCCATTTTTCCAATCTCATCAATAACAATTATCGATTTATTTTTCATAGCATTTTCTAACGTTGGAACAGCTATCTTTTCGAAGGAATCAAGATCGACATAATATTTTCCAACTCTATAATCACTATGATAATCTACGTGTGCCAGAATACCATCGTCTCCATCTAACGTAACAATCCTAAAGCCCATACGTTTACCCATGACACGGATCTCTTCTGTAAAAAAACCTCCAGCATCTGCACCTAGTAAAGGTATAATCTTCTTCATTACTGTTGTTTTACCCACACCAGGTTTACCAGTTAACAAGATATGCTTCTTCATAATCATACGTTTACTTTTTTAGAATTTTCTCTAATTCCTTCTCTACAGATCGTACCTTATGTTCGATCATCTTTACC is a window from the Candidatus Jettenia sp. genome containing:
- a CDS encoding efflux RND transporter periplasmic adaptor subunit, which gives rise to MKKASMYLSVCAALLIPACSSEKEITDNREKYPVTNPVVMDTAYTNDYVADIHSLQHVEIRAKVKGYIEKIHVDEGEIVKAGQILFSMRRKKYEIEVLKAKAVLKSAIAEAKAAELDLQNVKMLVEKNIVSKTELQMAQAKLDALHAKVDEAQSYVASAELNLSYTVIKAPFDGIIDRIPNKIGSLVDEGTLLTTLSDNKEVFAYFNVSEKEYLDFTTLIDSEKKNDVTLVLANNQIHSCNGCIETVAGTIDKDTGNIAFRACFPNPDLLLKHGSSGKVRITKEEKNALIIPQKATFEIQDKMYVFTVDSSNTVKMKSIVPKLRIPHLYVIEPGLSSHDRIIYEGIQLVKEGDKIIPEVISMKQILAQSKEQTMFMVKN
- the hflC gene encoding protease modulator HflC — translated: MKKATLITIMAVVILLICLKGSLYVVDVRLQSVITQFGKPVRTITEPGLYLKTPFIQEVRYFDKRLLEWSGEPSDILTRDKENIGVGTWARWKIADPLKFYTSLGTESRGQGVLDEVIESAVKNVVSAYTLREVLRNTNRKLEYTTKELEEAEDIKKIMITMGRDKIVEEIRKMATRALEGRYGIELVDVRVKYINYVEAVIPKIYDRMRSERIRIANKYESEGRREEAEILGSMKRELERIESEGYRTAEEIKGQADAEAIRVYAEAYKNAPEFYSFTKTLETYESTFNKQTHLILTTEGDYFKYLKSFQQEDKLVSDATQ
- the hflK gene encoding FtsH protease activity modulator HflK; its protein translation is MPDYGPYRRPQDIHFNDIPWKSIKKFIPPFLIIAFVIVTGYTAFYTVKANEEAVILRFGQYIETVGPGLHTKVPYGIDKVLKGEVKRIYNEEFGFRTRQNTLSSMIDYEYSDAKEERLMLTGDLNCAEVHWVIRYKIKALEEYFFNVRNVQETIRGVSQAVMRTLIGDRSIDEVLTIGRTEIEQKSREDLQRILDSYKCGIDIQTVLLKGVDPPPPVKDAFNAVNQAIQIRDRIINDAEGQKNKILPAAEGKKQQVIKESEGYRIRRVNEATGDVKAFLAVYEEYKKAEDVTRRRLFLETMSKVIPKCERLYIIDKDLKGFLPILGLNAEDVGK
- a CDS encoding AIR synthase family protein, with translation MNRFPVGKLDYRLLERLLALNPIQDPRIIVGPQIGEDAAVIDFGEKYLVAKTDPITFTTHHIGWYAVNVNANDIATMGATPKWFLTTILLPEGKTNERLVTQIFHDIIEAAQALHITVCGGHTEISSTIDRPIIVGTMLGEVEKDKLVVNSRACPGDDLLLTKGIAIEGTSIIAHKKASVLKKEFGNQFVKRAQAFINNPGLSVVADALLANTVAQIHAMHDPTEGGLATGIMELASVSGTGVIIDREKIPCYTETEQMCKFYNIHPLGLIASGALLIALNPEFTKEVIAILKKNDIVCTPIGKLTKKNEGLKLLRKGKLVKMPVFKVDELVKIL
- the bshB1 gene encoding bacillithiol biosynthesis deacetylase BshB1, yielding MMTILAIGPHPDDVEAGMGGSILKLVSLGYDVHILDMTNGEPTPYGSPEIRKKEWELSTTVLGIKSRTVLDLPNRYLMDSIEARKKVAAVIRKIRPEVIFLPYWVDAHPDHVQTTQIGEAARFYAKLTKSDIPGEPWYPACIFYYLCSHFRLHITPSFILDISREFEKKLKIAHIYQSQFAYDEARWKQISNTITAKNQYYGNLIRVDYGEPFMSREQIGLRDIRDII
- a CDS encoding NTPase — translated: MKKHILLTGKPGVGKTTVMKKIIPLLGADAGGFFTEEIRVMGKRMGFRIVTLDGDDGILAHVDYHSDYRVGKYYVDLDSFEKIAVPTLENAMKNKSIIVIDEIGKMELFSMKFRELVSSILDSEKPLISVIMEDGNVFTGGIKKRKDVTVLTVNYKNRDHLPEKILEMVKAIKNIE